A window of the Phragmites australis chromosome 20, lpPhrAust1.1, whole genome shotgun sequence genome harbors these coding sequences:
- the LOC133901887 gene encoding G-type lectin S-receptor-like serine/threonine-protein kinase RKS1: MDWSRSTFITAAVLLLLPHLCSPAGDLLSHGESLLPGQTVVSDGGAFALGFFSPSNSTPGRQYIGIWYNNIPVRTVVWVANRDALVIVDEPSGNSSSAPSLALANDSNLVLSDAGGRVVWTTNVTATASSLSSGSTAVLLNTGNLVLRSPNGTTLWQSFDHLTDTLIPGMKVGLRYRTRDGVRIVSWKGPGDPSTGRFSYGLDPDTSLQLLLWNGTRPYWRSTVWTGYMSISKYHATTGTVIYVAVVDSEDEIYTTFSVSDGAPPTRYVVTSTGKFQLLSWSSNASAWTTLLSWPSRACSPYGSCGPYGYCDHTEAAATCKCLDGFEPTSREEWSGGTFSLGCRRSQALAPCGGGDEFLAMPNMKVPDKFVLLGNMNSGNECAAECLRNCSCVAYAYASLRSSSAKGDIARCLVWAGELVDTQMIGALWGVTADTFYLRVPAGRKARTNTLKIALPVLASVLMLTCIFFVWFRKSRDKRRSNESEKKLMPGSERTSSELGEGNRTEDLEFPSIQFSDIVAATNNFSGTCMIGRGGFGKVYKGTLVGGREVAVKRLSKDSEQGIEEFKNEASLIAKLQHRNLVRLLGCCTEGAERLLIYEYLANKGLDAILFDSERKSLLDWPTRFGIIKGVARGLLYLHQDSRLTVIHRDLKASNVLLDAEMRPKIADFGMAKIFGENQQKANTKRVVGTYGYIAPEYQIEGVFSVKSDVYSFGVLLLEIVSGVKISSTDDIMGSPGLVAYAWKLWKDGNTSDLVDSSIAGCVLDQVLLCIQVGLLCVQDDPNARPLMSSVVSILENGSVSLPTPDQPAYLAERGRDKGPGDVENSRNTMTMTVLQGR, from the exons ATGGATTGGTCACGTTCCACCTTCATCACggccgccgtcctcctcctcttgccgcACTTGTGCTCACCGGCCGGCGACCTGCTGTCCCACGGCGAGTCCCTGTTGCCCGGACAGACAGTCGTGTCCGACGGTGGCGCCTTTGCCCTGGGCTTCTTCTCCCCCTCCAACTCCACACCGGGCAGGCAGTACATCGGCATATGGTACAACAACATCCCCGTGCGCACCGTGGTCTGGGTCGCCAACCGGGATGCACTGGTCATCGTCGACGAGCCTTCCGGTAATTCCTCTTCTGCGCCGTCGCTCGCACTGGCCAACGACTCTAACCTCGTCTTGTCCGACGCCGGTGGCCGCGTCGTTTGGACGACGAACGTCACTGCCACCGCGAGCTCATTGTCGAGTGGTTCGACGGCTGTGCTTCTGAACACGGGCAACCTCGTCCTCCGGTCACCGAACGGCACCACGTTGTGGCAGAGCTTCGACCACCTGACCGATACGCTCATCCCCGGCATGAAGGTCGGGCTGCGCTACCGGACGCGCGACGGCGTGCGCATCGTGTCGTGGAAGGGCCCCGGCGACCCCTCTACGGGGCGCTTCTCGTACGGCTTGGACCCGGACACGTCGCTGCAGCTGCTCCTGTGGAACGGGACGCGCCCGTACTGGCGCAGCACTGTGTGGACGGGGTACATGAGCATCAGTAAGTACCACGCCACCACCGGCACGGTCATCTACGTGGCCGTCGTCGACAGCGAGGACGAGATCTACACGACCTTCTCCGTCTCCGACGGCGCCCCACCGACGCGGTACGTGGTGACCAGTACCGGCAAGTTCCAGCTACTGAGCTGGAGCAGCAACGCGTCCGCGTGGACCACGCTCTTGTCGTGGCCGTCCCGCGCGTGCAGCCCCTACGGCAGCTGCGGACCCTACGGCTACTGCGACCACACGGAGGCCGCCGCGACGTGCAAGTGCCTCGACGGCTTCGAGCCAACGAGCCGCGAGGAGTGGAGCGGCGGCACGTTCTCGCTGGGGTGCCGGCGAAGTCAGGCGCTGGCGCCGTGCGGCGGCGGGGATGAGTTCTTGGCGATGCCGAACATGAAGGTGCCGGACAAGTTCGTGCTCCTCGGGAACATGAACTCCGGCAACGAGTGCGCGGCGGAGTGCCTCCGCAACTGCTCATGCGTGGCGTACGCGTACGCGAGCCTGCGCAGCAGCAGCGCCAAGGGGGACATCGCGCGGTGCCTGGTGTGGGCCGGGGAGCTGGTCGACACGCAGATGATCGGCGCGCTCTGGGGCGTGACTGCCGACACGTTCTACCTCCGGGTTCCTGCAg GCCGAAAGGCAAGGACAAATACTTTGAAAATTGCACTCCCAGTGCTGGCAAGTGTTTTGATGCTCACATGCATCTTCTTTGTATGGTTTCGTAAGTCCAGAG ATAAGAGAAGAAGCAATGAAAGTGAGAAGAAGCTGATGCCCGGTAGTGAGCGTACTTCAAGTGAACTTGGAGAAGGGAATCGTACTGAAGATCTTGAATTCCCATCCATACAATTCAGTGATATCGTCGCGGCGACAAACAACTTCTCGGGAACATGTATGATCGGACGTGGAGGGTTTGGCAAAGTTTACAAG GGAACGTTGGTAGGTGGTCGCGAAGTTGCTGTCAAGAGGCTCAGCAAGGATTCTGAACAAGGGATAGAGGAGTTCAAGAATGAAGCTAGTTTGATTGCCAAATTGCAGCACAGAAACTTGGTACGACTTCTCGGTTGCTGCACCGAGGGAGCTGAGAGGTTGCTGATATATGAGTACTTGGCTAACAAAGGCCTGGATGCTATCCTTTTCG ATAGCGAAAGGAAATCATTGCTGGATTGGCCGACACGATTCGGGATAATCAAAGGCGTCGCTCGGGGACTTCTTTACCTCCATCAAGATTCAAGACTGACAGTGATACACAGGGACCTCAAAGCGAGCAACGTTTTGCTGGATGCAGAGATGAGACCAAAAATAGCAGATTTTGGTATGGCAAAGATTTTCGGTGAAAACCAGCAAAAGGCGAATACGAAAAGAGTCGTCGGGACATA TGGCTACATAGCTCCTGAATATCAAATCGAAGGCGTCTTTTCGGTAAAGTCTGACGTGTACAGCTTTGGCGTCCTGCTCTTAGAGATTGTGAGCGGTGTCAAGATAAGCTCTACGGATGACATCATGGGGTCTCCGGGCCTTGTAGCCTAT GCATGGAAGCTATGGAAGGACGGCAACACAAGTGACCTGGTAGACTCATCCATCGCGGGCTGTGTACTGGATCAGGTCTTGCTCTGCATCCAGGTCGGGCTCCTGTGCGTTCAGGACGACCCGAACGCTAGGCCGCTCATGTCGTCCGTCGTGTCCATCCTGGAGAACGGGAGCGTGTCTCTCCCAACGCCGGATCAGCCTGCGTATTTAGCAGAGAGAGGTCGTGATAAAGGACCAGGAGACGTTGAGAACTCAAGAAACACCATGACCATGACTGTTCTTCAGGGACGGTAG